The window atttaatcttacttcaaattttttttcttgttttaacaTTAGATTTTGTTTGCTTGCAGATAtctttggtcattgtatgcaaagaataaacaacttcaatcttgttccttttgatcttGAGATAGAAAAAACTTTCATAAGACATCAAAGGGAGAATTTCCAAGTTGTAACTTTAAATCAGACAATGGCTAAGGATAACAAcaacaatttaattagtgatcaagcaattaaaagcaatgattaatttaattaaattgtagtTTGTGAAATGTGTGGCGATAGCCATTCAAATGATCAATGTCCATACAATTCTACATTAGTCCAATTTGTGAGGAACTTTAACAAGTAGCAGaataacccattttttcaatACATACAATCCTGGTTGGAGAAACCACCCCAACTTTTCATGGAACAACAATGTAGGGCCTTCAAATCCAAAACCCAACATGCCTCCTGGTTTTCAACAACAAGCTAGACCACTAATTCTTGAAAAGAAGTCCTAAGTGGAAGAACTTCTTGTGCAATATATATcaaagaatgatgttataatTCAGAGTTATGGAGCATCTTTGAGAAATCTTGAGAACTAAGTGGGACAGCTTTCAAATTCCATCAACAGTGGACACTAAGGTGCCTTACTAAGTGATACACAAGTCAATCCCAAAGGTAAGGAACATTGAAATGCAATTACCCTTAGGAGTGGTAAAGAAGTTGAAGTGGTGAGTggaaaatcaattgaatctTCAAAGGAGCATGTAGATGATGACAAGGTAATTGTTGAGAAAAAagttgaagttgaaaagataGATAATGGGCAAGCTAAAAATGAAGTGAATTCTCAAGCAAATTATCTTCCGCCACCATTCCCACAAAGGTTAACAAAgcaaaagcttgaaaaatagtttgagaaatttctcaatGTCTTCAAAAAGCTACACATAAATATCCCTTTTGCTGAAGCTTTGGAAAACATGCCAAGTTATGTTAAATCCTTGAAAGACATCTTAACTaagaagaggaaattgaaagattttgaaacaGTAGCACTTACTAAGGAATGTAGTGCAATAATTCcaaacaagcttccaccaaaacTTAGAGATCTAGGGAGTTTTTCTATCCCTTGTACTATTGgtagatttaaatttactaaagCTTTGTGTGATTTGGGTGCAGGTGTTTCAATCATGCCTTTGTCAATTGCCGAGAAACTTAGACTGAACGAGATACAACCTACCATAGTGTCTTTGCAATTAGCAAATAGAACAATCAGGTACTTTGTTAGGACTATTGAGGATGTATTGGTTAAAGTTGGGCATCTTTACAGTCCAGTGGACTTCATTGTGCTTGAGATGGAAGAGGATTTGGAAATTCCTTTAATATTGGGACGACCATTCTTAGCTAAAGTAGGCGCAATCATTGATGTGAGGGAAGGCAAGATAACTTTTAAAGTTGGAGAAGAGGTAGTTgagtttaatattttcaatgtaAATAAACATCCTAGCTCTACAAATTGTTGCTATAGAGTAGAGTTAATTGATGAAGGCAAAGGTGAACCTATTTCTCCACTTAGAAGTGAGCAAGCACCAATCTTTGAGTTTAAGCCACCACATCTGCCCGTGAAAGCCAAGCAGTCACCAAAGGAGCATCCTCCACCACCATCTAATTGTCCTTTCGAGATTGGACAACAAGTAATAATGCTTTCTTGATCATACTTCAAGCTTTTTCCATGGAAACGCAAAGAAAGATGGTGGGGTCCTTTGAAAGTAGTAAAGGCTTATCCTTGTGGAATAATTGAGATTGATAGTGAGGATACGGGCACATTCATGGTTAATGGGTTGAGCCTTAGGCCATATTTCGAGGATGAAGAACTACAAAAAAGGGTGCTACagtcaagctagtgactataaacaagcacttcttgggaggcaacccaagctttCGCaactcttttattttattttattcatttaaatttctacattaatttttttacagtAAAAAAAATGTACCTCCCACAAGTATTGATGACAATGAAGATGAGGAGGAAGATTTGAGCGTCTTTAGATTCATCCAAACACTAAAAGGGTATTCTttacctttcttttatttttttctaacattgaggacaatgtttagtttaagtttgggggggtgaatttttttttctgattgTGAATATTATGTGgaagttttagatttaattttgattgttaGTATGCGCTTAGGATTAGTTATCATTTACCTTGTTTGTGATTTTTCCCTATCCTaagatgatattttgattatcttATGATTCTTAGCTTTTGGGAAACATATGGTTATGActtaattttatgtgatattcttgtgttagttttattttagaatgtgacttccaataatttgagcactatattcctttacttagaatttttatgtgatttagagagagtttatgttgatgaaaaagtatagtgaagtcacgaattctagaatttgtttgattctctcttgAGGCCAAATCTTAGATAACACTTAGGATAAGAAGTGATTTATGCTATCTTTGGATCGTTTGAGCCTTTTTGAGCTTACCTTGTTATATTTATCCTTAGTCATCCTTTTTTAGcctaatttaccttttctttgtaaatACAGAATTTTGTTAGCCTTAACCTGTCTATTTAAATCCAACAATTTGAACCTTTCACcctttaagtattttaatctttctaGGGAATGGTTTAATCTTAAAGATAAATTGAGgaagaaaggtaaaaaaaaacaaggcgATGGTTGTTAGAAAAATTACACCTAGTTTataattgtcaaaaataagtttgaggttgtaaaaaaaaaaaagaaaagaaataaagtgaGTTGTACAAAGGAAAGTTTACTTCAAGTTTGGGGgtgatataaaaaaaaattgagctcTTTATATGTCCTAAATTGATTAAGTGCTTCGGGTGAATTTGAGCCTAATTATATCCTCtatcataccttgaccctagccttACATTATAAGCTTAATAAAGACCTATTGATCCTTGAATAAGTGTTATTCTACGTTAGTGGATAGAGAGGTGAAAAACAAACTTATGGGATTCTAGTACTAATCTATGTTTAGATTTGGCATAAACTATTCTAAATtgcatgatattctttgtaaaagattatacacacacacaagaAGTCCATtcgaaaaataagttttcacttgaattgatgcatgaCTTTAATGATTAGCTGTATTTTACCTTAAGTTGGAATTGGGATAATTTCTGAAGGAAAAATTGGGAAATCATGATTTGTTAATTCTATCTCTAGTTCGAGTATTTTtatgttcaattttcttttctttattttcttttgcttgaggACTAGCAATTGTATGAATTTGCCTACCATATGGTCGTCTACATATGTGGTTTAGTACACATACCTTAAAAAACTCACCTCAACGCTAAATCATAAGCTCCTTGAGCATGCAGCACATCATAATCATATATCAATTACATATGGCTCTTACCTCAAGCCTTTGTattaatcatcatttcataACATCATATAACATAATTCACATTTCAAGTCCTAAGGCATGCCACTACATGGTCAT is drawn from Theobroma cacao cultivar B97-61/B2 chromosome 4, Criollo_cocoa_genome_V2, whole genome shotgun sequence and contains these coding sequences:
- the LOC108661574 gene encoding uncharacterized protein LOC108661574, coding for MPSYVKSLKDILTKKRKLKDFETVALTKECSAIIPNKLPPKLRDLGSFSIPCTIGRFKFTKALCDLGAGVSIMPLSIAEKLRLNEIQPTIVSLQLANRTIRYFVRTIEDVLVKVGHLYSPVDFIVLEMEEDLEIPLILGRPFLAKVGAIIDVREGKITFKVGEEVVEFNIFNVNKHPSSTNCCYRVELIDEGKGEPISPLRSEQAPIFEFKPPHLPVKAKQSPKEHPPPPSNCPFEIGQQVIMLS